A region from the Bradyrhizobium erythrophlei genome encodes:
- a CDS encoding MDR family MFS transporter: MTALQTTIDTAPSAPADRPRISAAPSQPTSAVSAKTWLAVFGATLGAFMAVLNIQIVNASLADIQGAIGAGIDDGGWISTSYLIAEIVVIPLSGWLAQVFSIRIYLLTNAILFLLFSAACALAQDLPQMIGLRALQGFSGGVLIPMAFTLIITLLPKAKQPIGLALFALSATFAPAIGPTIGGYLTENWGWQYIFYVNLVPGALMIGMLWFSLEAKPMKLSLLREGDWPGVVTMAIGLSALQTVLEEGNKDDWFGSAFIVRLSIIAAIALALFLVIELTTKTPLLNLRLLGRRNFGFGVLANFLLGVSLYGSVFIMPVYLSRIQGYNAEQIGMVLAWTGLPQLVLIPMVPRLMKRFDPRLVIGVGFALFAASNFMNIYMTSDYGSDQLFWPNVVRAVGQALAFAPLSAVATAGIEPENAGSASGLFNMMRNLGGAVGIAMLQTFLTKREQYHSNVLMQSVSLLEQATRSRIEALTQYFVNHGVIDRTEASQRAVVAIGHIVQKQAFILAFSDTFYLLGAALIVALMAALLLKKPNHLEAGGAH; this comes from the coding sequence ATGACCGCGCTCCAGACCACCATCGACACGGCTCCCTCCGCCCCGGCCGATCGTCCGCGCATCAGCGCAGCGCCTAGTCAGCCGACGTCCGCGGTATCAGCCAAAACCTGGCTTGCGGTATTCGGCGCCACCCTCGGCGCCTTCATGGCCGTGCTCAATATCCAGATCGTCAATGCGTCACTGGCCGACATCCAGGGCGCGATCGGCGCCGGCATCGACGATGGCGGCTGGATCTCGACCTCCTACCTGATCGCCGAAATCGTGGTGATTCCCTTGAGCGGCTGGCTCGCGCAGGTGTTCTCGATCCGGATCTATCTCCTGACCAATGCGATCCTGTTCCTGCTGTTTTCCGCAGCGTGCGCCCTGGCGCAGGACCTGCCGCAGATGATCGGCTTGCGCGCGCTGCAGGGTTTTTCGGGCGGCGTGCTGATCCCGATGGCCTTCACGCTGATCATCACGCTATTGCCGAAGGCAAAGCAGCCCATTGGCCTGGCGCTGTTCGCGCTGTCGGCCACCTTCGCGCCCGCGATCGGACCGACCATCGGCGGCTATCTCACGGAAAACTGGGGCTGGCAGTACATCTTCTACGTCAACCTGGTGCCGGGCGCGCTGATGATCGGCATGCTGTGGTTCTCTCTGGAAGCAAAGCCGATGAAGCTCTCGCTGCTGCGTGAAGGCGACTGGCCCGGCGTCGTCACCATGGCGATCGGCCTTTCCGCGCTGCAGACCGTGCTCGAGGAAGGCAACAAGGACGACTGGTTCGGCTCAGCCTTCATCGTCCGCCTGTCGATCATTGCCGCCATTGCGTTGGCGCTGTTCCTGGTCATCGAGTTGACGACCAAAACGCCGCTGTTGAATCTGCGGCTGTTGGGCCGGCGCAATTTCGGCTTCGGCGTTCTCGCCAATTTCCTGCTCGGCGTCTCGCTGTACGGTTCGGTGTTCATCATGCCGGTCTATCTGTCGCGCATCCAGGGCTACAATGCCGAACAGATCGGGATGGTGCTGGCCTGGACCGGATTGCCGCAACTGGTGTTGATCCCGATGGTACCGCGGCTGATGAAGCGCTTTGATCCGCGGCTCGTGATCGGCGTCGGCTTCGCGCTGTTCGCAGCCAGCAATTTCATGAACATCTACATGACATCGGACTACGGTTCCGACCAGCTGTTCTGGCCGAATGTCGTCCGCGCCGTGGGCCAGGCGCTGGCATTCGCGCCGCTATCCGCCGTCGCGACCGCAGGCATCGAGCCGGAGAATGCCGGTTCGGCGTCGGGCCTGTTCAACATGATGCGCAATCTCGGCGGCGCCGTCGGCATTGCCATGCTGCAGACCTTCCTGACCAAGCGCGAGCAGTATCATTCCAACGTGCTGATGCAGTCGGTGTCGCTATTGGAACAGGCGACCCGTTCGCGGATCGAAGCGCTCACCCAGTACTTCGTCAACCACGGCGTCATCGACCGCACCGAGGCCTCGCAGCGCGCGGTGGTCGCGATCGGCCACATCGTGCAGAAGCAGGCCTTTATCCTGGCCTTCAGTGACACCTTCTATTTGCTGGGCGCCGCGCTGATCGTTGCGCTCATGGCAGCCCTGCTGCTGAAGAAGCCCAACCATCTTGAAGCCGGTGGCGCCCATTAG
- a CDS encoding HlyD family secretion protein, which yields MSDQSYIADLPNKTSLLPSRLAIKRAALALAVALGIAGTADFGYGYLTTGRYLETTDDAYVKADSTIISPKVSGYIDTVLVGDNQPVKAGQLLARIDDRDFRTALEQAQADVAGSEAAVRNLDAQLALQQPIIEQGTADVAAAQANLKFAEEERARYDDLMKSGSGTIQRAQQTDAALREKTAQVQHGQSGLLAAQRKVDVLTTDRAKAVAQLDRARAVAQQAALNLSYTEISAPVDGTVGARSLRVGQFVQAGTQLMAVVPLDAVYVVANFKETQLTYVRNGQPVEISIDGFSGTRLRGHVDSLSPASGLEFALLPPDNATGNFTKIVQRVPVKIALDDHRLAGLLRPGMSAEPTVDTKATVLAERETQNRLASGAALVRTNGS from the coding sequence ATGTCGGATCAATCCTATATCGCTGATTTACCTAATAAAACCAGTCTCCTCCCGTCCCGGCTGGCGATCAAGCGGGCGGCCCTGGCGCTGGCGGTAGCCCTCGGAATCGCCGGTACGGCCGATTTCGGCTACGGCTACCTGACCACCGGGCGCTACCTGGAAACCACCGACGACGCCTACGTCAAGGCCGACTCCACGATCATCTCGCCGAAGGTGTCCGGCTATATCGACACGGTGCTGGTCGGCGACAACCAGCCGGTCAAGGCCGGGCAGTTGCTGGCCCGGATCGACGACCGCGATTTCCGCACCGCGCTGGAGCAGGCGCAGGCCGACGTCGCGGGCTCCGAGGCCGCGGTACGCAATCTCGATGCGCAACTCGCCCTGCAGCAGCCGATCATCGAACAGGGCACCGCGGACGTCGCGGCGGCGCAAGCGAATCTGAAATTCGCCGAGGAAGAACGCGCCCGCTACGACGATCTGATGAAGAGCGGCTCCGGCACGATCCAGCGTGCCCAGCAAACCGACGCGGCGCTACGCGAGAAGACCGCGCAAGTTCAGCACGGCCAGTCCGGTCTGCTGGCGGCGCAGCGGAAGGTCGACGTTCTCACCACCGACCGCGCCAAGGCCGTCGCGCAACTGGATCGGGCGCGCGCGGTCGCACAGCAGGCGGCGCTGAACCTTTCCTACACGGAGATATCGGCGCCGGTCGACGGCACCGTCGGCGCGCGGTCGCTGCGGGTCGGCCAGTTCGTGCAGGCCGGAACACAGCTGATGGCGGTGGTCCCGCTCGACGCGGTCTATGTGGTGGCGAACTTCAAGGAGACCCAGCTCACTTATGTGCGCAACGGCCAGCCCGTCGAAATCAGCATCGACGGCTTCAGCGGTACCAGGCTCAGGGGTCATGTCGACAGCCTGTCGCCTGCGAGCGGGCTTGAATTCGCGCTGCTGCCGCCGGACAACGCCACCGGCAATTTCACCAAGATCGTGCAGCGGGTGCCGGTGAAGATCGCGCTCGACGATCACCGCCTGGCCGGGCTGCTGCGCCCGGGCATGTCCGCGGAGCCGACCGTCGACACCAAGGCGACCGTGCTCGCCGAGCGTGAAACCCAGAACCGGCTTGCCTCGGGCGCCGCTCTTGTTCGCACGAACGGCAGCTGA